A stretch of the Desulfobacterales bacterium genome encodes the following:
- a CDS encoding Npt1/Npt2 family nucleotide transporter: MKPSKLDRFLRLFTDVKPGEGFTAFLMFTNVFLILCAYYFIKPIREGWIAVSDISGLSKMEVKAYSSFGQSIVLIPVVWLYGWLSGRYRRSDLITRSTIFCVMNLAVFWAIQPGLFIEYIPYTGIIFYLWVGIFGVFVVAQFWAFAADVYTMECGNRLFPFIAIGATAGAACGSWITEFLLNSRLIVSESLLIVTMIPLIASIFLSRMVDSHVQTQTTGSQATSVPEIVDSGRSAISIVFASRFLLATALITLLLSWVNTNGENLLFRVVQEFLKGEAIKGGVSDTDSLLSFTRDGTTAFYGNFYFWVNVFALILQAFVASRLLKYGGFGVVLLTMPVIALVSYTAMAFVPILAIVKVMKIAENSTDYSINNTARNVLWLPVSAEYKYKGKPTIDSLFVRVGDGIAAFTVLVGVQFLALSTQSFFVLNIILIFIWILLAFVVIQEHRRYSEPG, from the coding sequence GTGAAGCCGTCTAAACTGGACCGATTCCTGCGGCTCTTCACGGATGTAAAACCCGGTGAGGGTTTTACCGCCTTCCTGATGTTTACCAACGTTTTCCTCATTCTGTGCGCCTATTATTTCATCAAGCCCATCCGGGAGGGGTGGATCGCAGTTTCCGATATCAGTGGGTTATCCAAAATGGAGGTCAAGGCATACTCCAGTTTTGGCCAGAGTATTGTGTTGATACCTGTGGTGTGGTTGTACGGCTGGCTTTCCGGTCGATACCGCCGGAGCGACCTCATCACCCGCTCCACCATTTTCTGTGTGATGAATCTGGCAGTCTTTTGGGCGATTCAGCCCGGTCTCTTTATTGAATACATTCCGTATACCGGTATCATCTTCTATCTTTGGGTCGGCATTTTCGGAGTGTTTGTGGTCGCCCAGTTCTGGGCATTTGCCGCTGATGTCTACACTATGGAATGTGGGAATCGCCTTTTTCCCTTTATTGCCATCGGGGCCACAGCCGGTGCTGCGTGTGGCTCTTGGATTACCGAGTTCCTGCTGAATTCCAGACTTATTGTTTCCGAGTCGCTCCTGATTGTGACTATGATCCCACTGATCGCTTCCATTTTCCTCAGCCGAATGGTCGATAGCCACGTGCAAACGCAAACCACCGGTTCCCAGGCGACTTCCGTCCCCGAAATCGTCGACTCTGGACGCAGTGCCATCTCAATCGTTTTTGCCAGCCGCTTCCTGCTGGCCACGGCCTTGATCACGCTGCTTTTGAGCTGGGTCAACACCAACGGTGAAAACCTGCTCTTCCGGGTGGTCCAGGAGTTTCTAAAGGGCGAAGCAATTAAAGGAGGCGTCTCAGATACGGATTCCCTGCTATCTTTTACCCGGGACGGGACCACAGCATTTTATGGGAACTTTTACTTCTGGGTGAACGTTTTCGCGCTCATTCTTCAGGCCTTTGTAGCCTCACGCCTGCTCAAGTATGGCGGCTTTGGTGTAGTTTTGCTTACGATGCCCGTCATTGCCCTGGTCTCATACACTGCCATGGCATTTGTCCCAATCCTGGCTATTGTCAAAGTAATGAAGATAGCGGAGAATTCCACTGATTACTCTATTAACAACACAGCGCGTAACGTTTTGTGGCTGCCGGTTTCGGCGGAATATAAGTACAAGGGCAAGCCAACTATCGATTCGCTCTTTGTCCGCGTGGGCGACGGAATTGCAGCCTTTACAGTCTTGGTCGGAGTCCAGTTTCTGGCCCTTTCAACGCAGTCTTTCTTTGTGCTGAATATAATACTCATCTTCATTTGGATACTGCTTGCGTTTGTGGTAATTCAAGAGCACCGCCGCTATTCGGAACCAGGCTAA